ATTTTCACAGCAGTAAATAGTCTTCTCTCTCCAAAACCTATAGAAGAGAACGATCAAATTTCATACTTATCTTACCCTCAAGTTTTTATATAAGATCTATTGTCAAAGCACATCAACATTGTTCAATGAAATGCATTTCATGATTTCAACATTTTTATGATCAACTTTTTGAGCATGTGAAAATTATGAGCTCAGTAAAGCCTTTGAAAACAGCATGTACTAGAAAGCAGCAGAtagtaaaattaaaagaagttcACTTCCTTCATCTAAGAGATATTTAGAAACTGTCATCAAAATTAAGAATCTTTAAGAACCAGAACTAACATAACATATACATTACAAACAAGGTTGGTGCAGCCTTGATGAAGGTTAAGTTCATTGCCTTACTTTGCAAAAGCAATATGCTGTGAATTCCCTCCAGGAAAATGGAAACATCACGCGTCATTGAATTCTCTTGCTTTGCCTATGTGATGTAAATCTGAGTTAATAATAGGGCAAACTGTAGTGAGTTTATGAGAAGAGTTTGCTCATTTAAGCCTACCTACCAGCTCGCATATCCTGGGAATCCATGCATACATCTGTTGAAAAATGAAGATTGATAGATTGGCATCCGGGAATCTAGAGAAGCCAATGCAAAGCATGCTAAGAGCCGTCAACGCAACATGTGGACTTAAAGTATCAGTTCCGACATCAGGAGAGTTTAGATACTTTATAAACGAAATAAGTGATTTATGCATATCATTTGCATATTTGTCTTCTCTTTCACAAGTAACTATGCAAGTGTGCTTGCTCTGCACCTGAACATTAGCATCGGATGCCATAATTTCATCATCTAACTTCTGATGTTTGACCATAAAAGTTCCCACATCTGGAATAGGCCTCTTTTCTCCAACCCTCAAGTTTTCAATTGATTTATCACTGGAAGTTAAAAAATCTAGAGCACTACAATTTGTTGCTCTCCCTCCAACACTATCAGGACCAAGAATTGACAAAGCTACTCGAAAACAATCTATCAGTAGAAAGCACGGTTCTGGAAAACAAAGTGTGCGAATAAGAGATTCTGGCCTCCAGACATGAGGGGGGCAAATTTTAGCAATCCTTATGTACGCATTACACAATGCAACCTGGATAAAAAAACATAGGTCTAGAATTAGAAATTATTATTAAGTCTCCTGAAATAATTCAATCCCACAGATTTATCAGCTgcccaaaaataagaaaaatgccTCACAGAATAACTAAGCTTGACTAGTAAGGACATTTTTCAAAGTTAACCTTAAGATCCTGGCTTTTGGTTCTCCACATTGACTGAAGAAAAACATTGACTAAATCTGCAGCTGTTAGCTTGACAATGTCATAAGCGCACCTAGAGTGTAGTGCATGAAGGCAACCAACCAAGGACGAATCATAAGCCACATTTCTGCAATGTAAGCCTTGCATTAGGATACTAAGGGAAACTAAGCAAATAATACAGTTTGAATAACTCTTTTCCTCCTCTTCCAAAAAGATCACATGGAAAGTAATATTTCTCAAGACTAGAAAGAGGTGATAATAGTAAAAAACAGCTGATTTCTAGCACCATATTTGACAGATAAATAAGATGTTTCAAGgagaacaagaaaaacaatCCAATGCAGCAGAATTTCAACATTACAAGAAAATACTGGTAGCTGAATGGCCTACCAGACAATTACATATACCAGTTCTAGTTATGTATTCATTAGAGTCCAACCATTGAGATAGTAACAATTTGAATAAATTTGACCTCCTACgaaaacaaaatatatcaaCCCTGGCAAAGCAATTCAGACAATcatatagaatatatatatttttttataagtaaagtatattcaaaaggcgtaaaggggcgcaacccatagtacacatGACGTATACAAGAAGCTcataattcaaagaaaaaagagagcacctatctataaattcaaaataagaacactcatACATAAACTGAAATTtttctctccacataaacatcGTTTGTAGCATCTTAACTCCTATACACAGTATTATAAATGTTATAAAAGCAAAATATTGACTTAGAGGTTCATccatttttagtgttttcacaTGCAACATTAAAGCTTAATAATAAGAGTTCTACCAACAAAGATCAACAAGTTTCAAACATCTGAGCACATACCTGAATACAGGAAGCCCCTCTTTGTCCTCACTTAATATGGTGGATACTGACTGGATTAAGTTTTGATGAGAGAGAATATCATAATTTGTCACTGGAAGTCCTTCAACATACAAAGTTCCTTCAGTTAAGCATCTACTGAGGAGCTTAATGATCCAGGTCGCAAAAGGTCACCACCTCCTTTTTCCCGTAAGGTTAATAATAATTCCAATGCCATCAGTTGGTTTATTACTTTCCGGAAGATCTCCGAGATGATCAGGATCACTAAAAATTCCCATAAAGGACTCACAGAAACACTTCAAATTCAAACAAGTCGATTCTGTGATGTTCAAACTGTCAGCAGAGAGCGAAGCCACATACAAAAGATCTGTAGGACGTGAAAGGCAAATAAATTAGCTTTGTTGTGTACTTTTGGCTATTTTTATGCCTAGCAAAAGTTCAATCCAGACTATCATATGACttctctaaaccctaaaccctataacTTCTCTCTCATTCGCtgcaattaaattaaaattaaaattaaaatcttcaACCTTGAATTTGAATCTTTTACAcaaaaccctctctctctctctccttttttcttttcttgcatattttctcaGTTTTTTTCCTAGCAATATGAGAGATTAGCTTCAAAGTAGCTACAACTTCTCTCTTATTCActgcaaaataataagaagtttaaaaattctattaaaaatttcaacctTGAATTTAAATCTTTTACACAAAACTAAACtttatttgcatttttattttttttgtaaatttgcTCAGTTTCAACTAAAACTCCTTGTAGTGCAAGAGATTAGCATCATCATAGCTATAACTTCACTGTCATTCgctgcaaataaaaaaaattaaaaatcaaattaaaattttcaactttGAATTTGAAACTTGCACACaaaactttgtttttttatctttctttctttttttcaacatCTGCTCAGTTTCAACTAAAATTCCTTGCAGTGTGGGCGATGAGCTCCAATACAGATATAACTTCTCTCTCATCCGCcgcaaataaaaaattaaattaaactaaaatccttgttcttttttttttttttttttttttttttttgaacatttgCTCAGTTTCAACTAATTAGCTCAAATAGTGAAGCAGATACTTTTTTACTAAGCTGTTACGGCAGTGCCATTAACCttagatcattttttttttttttttaacaaaggttAATCCAACGAGAGAAAGACACTACCAAATCATCTCATCATCTCAGTATGATAAGAGTGGGATGATGATGTAGTTATGTAGCATTAATCAAACACAAATAAATCCCCTAAAATACAAAATTCTATCAATGAAATATGTGCTTATTTTGATACTTTCTATTACTTAAAAGTTATAACATAAGCGCAcatattcttatttcttattcctttttttttttttttttttttggttaagtagaataaacaaataaaaaataaaaataataacagaaCCAAATACAAGCAAATCAATAGAACAGCCGAACCTAGATAGACAGCTAGCACCTCACAACCTAATTTAGCAAAAAAACTAACcgtcattaaaaaaatgatttcacaTTTTTAGTGAGAACCAAATAGCGAAAATTAGTTTTtgtgaaaaacatttttaactaaaaacatTCTATGCTTGACATAAGCCTAATTACATATCATACACTTGGATAATCAGCCAAAAGCTGTCATATCTTCTGCAAAAAACCTCTTATGCCCTCTTCAAGTCTACATTCAATGCTTATGCGATATCAGAAAACCAACAAAAACTGATCCCCTTTAAGAAAGGTTGATAACTCCTCAAAGGACCTTGCTCGGGTCACATTTTGGTCTGAGTGGGCAAATTCAGATCAAAGTTTCCAGCTTTTTCAAACCCCCCACATTTAGGTTCATGGGAAAAACATTTACGAATAGAGTAATGCTCATCTTCACACTCATTTCATATCGCTTGATATAACGTATTGTAAATAACTTTTCATGTTAGTCACTTAATATACATCACGTAAACCGATGTGAAATGAAAGTGAAGAACGACATTACTCTTTGGAATCATCGGATATGAGGAAAttattttgagagagagagcaattCAAACTATGTTAAAACCACAGAAATCTGTAAAAGGAAATTGCTATAGTTGCCATTAGTGGGATGTAGTTTGCGATAAAAGACTCAAGAATAACTTGGAACAAGATTAACCAACTAAAAAGCATTATACACAAAAAACGCCTCTCCATTCTCTGGAGGATATTCTACTCTATGAAAACAGTGCCGCCCAGAGTGCAGCTCATGGATATTCGATTAATGAGAAAACATTCTCTTGTTTTCTCACTCAACCTGTAGTTTCTGCCCAAGTAGAGGGAAACCGGGTAGAATTCACAGAAGTCATGGCGCGGACATTGATGTCAAGGGGCAGCAGGCGGTACTCAATGTCAAGCTCACGGAAAATCTTAACCATCTCTTCAACCAAAAGAGATCTCCTTGCCCACCTCTCTCCCATGTCCTGGTGGTTCATTGTGTGTGTCAGCCATACGGCTATCCTCACCCTGTTTAATTCTTCCACGTCCTTGAATATAGTCATTGGCGCAGGATACCAATGCTCCATCTTGCTCTCAATATAACTACAGAGGCAGCaacaaaaagtagaaaagaatcATCCAATTAGATACTTTtcagcagaatatatatatagacacacatggaaacttcacttaaccccctAAATTATTTTCGCTTTTGTAGTTACgccataaatttcaaaaactttcaatttaatgtatcaatctttcaatttttgttcaatttcaCCCCTCCATTAGGATTCTCCACTAAATCCTGTCGatcccaattatatatatatatatatcaaagattttggtgtgagtatttttgcaaatttcattaaatcttgACTAACGTTTAAatccttgtattttttttttttttcccttaaaaaaaataggggtattttgaaaattttggcacCCCTACGTTAGGATTTAATTGAAATCCTAACGAacgggtgaaattgaaaaaaaaattgaaagatggatacattaaattaaaagtttttaaaatttaaggtaCTAATTGCGAAAGTCATGAAAATTTAAGAGgtttaagtgaagtttcctctACATATATAGCAAATGTCAAGTGAGCTAGAAGTTATCTtcctaaacatatatatatatatatatatatatatatatatataggaaatgtCAAGTGAGGTAGAAGTTATCTTCctaaacatacatatatatatatatatatatatataggaaatgtCAAGTGAGGTAGAAGTTATCTTCCTAAACATACCTTACAATTCTCTGTTTCATGGTTGCAATCTTATCCGCCGGAGTAGATATATGTACACAGAACTCAACACCATCTCCCATGTGAGGACTTCGATAGAAGTTATTGACACACTTCGTGGCAAGAAGAGTGTTTGGGTAAATAATCTTTGTGTTATCATATCTCAGAAATTGGGTAGTCAAGATGTTCATTTTTTCTACAACCAtctgaaatttatttaaaaagagaTTAGGCCTGAGATATAAAAAGGCCAAAAATTAACAACTAAGAGCTGGAAAATTACCTGAACTCCTTCAATTTCACACCTATCTCCCACATCAAATGGGTGCATTACAAATAAGAAGATGATTGCTTCAAATACCGTCTTGCAGGTGTTTCCGAAGATAAATGCGACAAGCACAAACTGAGAGCTTACAAGGAGCAGAAATTTGCTGGTGGCAATTCCCAGAATCAGGAGCGAACTAACTAATATGACAATGAAAACTATAACGTTCACAACTAGACGAAGTTTGTTCACAGCCGTTTTTGTATCATTCAACGTCAAAACAAGTGCTCTCCGCTCTCTGAAGGTGCTGACCTGGAACAATCAGATGCATTACATTACCATTTTAAGCACCGGGTAAAACACAATCACATCTCTTTCGGATCATGAAAATTTATTAAAGTGCATCCACACAAAATTGAACATAGACATTATTTGAAGAGTTAGTCTTTTGCAGTCCTCGATGGCATGCTCACaacaaaatcataatcaatGTCTGCAACATTGATGCTGTAATCAATTATAGATTGACCAGGCTTCTAAAGATTTAGTGTATCCCTATCTAAAACTGATACTTGAGCCTTACTCAAAGTCAAAATATAATCAGTAAGATATTTGTACATACATGCATGCAGAGAACCTGTCTAGGTAAAGCTTAGACATTCTAAATCATACCTCTTCTAACTTATCAACTAGGAGATTCACTTCTACTACTGC
The sequence above is drawn from the Alnus glutinosa chromosome 11, dhAlnGlut1.1, whole genome shotgun sequence genome and encodes:
- the LOC133881023 gene encoding serine/threonine-protein kinase ATR-like yields the protein MGIFSDPDHLGDLPERLPVTNYDILSHQNLIQSVSTILSEDKEGLPVFRNVAYDSSLVGCLHALHSRCAYDIVKLTAADLVNVFLQSMWRTKSQDLKVALCNAYIRIAKICPPHVWRPESLIRTLCFPEPCFLLIDCFRVALSILGPDSVGGRATNCSALDFLTSSDKSIENLRVGEKRPIPDVGTFMVKHQKLDDEIMASDANVQVQSKHTCIVTCEREDKYANDMHKSLISFIKYLNSPDVGTDTLSPHVALTALSMLCIGFSRFPDANLSIFIFQQMYAWIPRICELAKQENSMTRDVSIFLEGIHSILLLQSTPLMENKLFKNTENSAELSQSILIQSLLSC